GGCTGAAAAGGAGATTGAAAATACCCTTCGCCCTTTAAGCTTCAAAGATTTCACAGGCCAGCAAAAAGTTGTTGATAATCTAAAGGTCTTTGTTTCGGCAGCAAAACAGCGTGGGGAAGCTTTGGATCATGTCTTATTGCATGGCCCTCCGGGGCTGGGAAAAACCACACTCGCTTACATTATTGCCAACGTATTGAATTCAAAAATAAAAGTTACAACCGGCTCGGTGCTTGATAAACCCGGTGATCTGGCAGGGCTGCTTACAAACCTGGAAGATCATGACGTACTTTTCATAGATGAAATACACAGGCTCCAGCCGGTTGTTGAAGAGTTTCTTTATTCAGCCATGGAAGATTATAAAATTGACATTATGATCGATTCAGGCCCGCATGCACGAAGCGTTTCTCTAAATTTGAATCCTTTTACTTTGATTGGAGCTACCACAAGAGCCGGTTTGTTAACATCTCCCTTGCGTTCCAGGTTTAACATTAACTCCCGCTTATCGTATTATGACGCGAACCAGCTTACAAAAATAGTGAAACGTGCGGCAACCATCCTTGAAACTTCACTCCATGACGATGCTGCCTGGGAAATTGCCAGGAGAAGCCGCGGTACTCCCCGGATCGTTAATAACCTGCTCAGGAGAATAAGGGATTTTGCCCAGATAAAAGGGAAAGGGATCATTACGATGGAGATAGCTCAAATGGCGCTCGCTGCACTCAATGTAGACCAAAATGGCCTGGACGAAATGGATAACAGGATATTAACTACCATCATTGAAAAATTTAATGGCGGGCCCGTAGGTTTATCTACCATTGCCACTGCCTGCGGTGACGAAGCGGAGACCATAGAGGAGGTTTATGAGCCCTTTCTTATCCTTGAAGGTTATATTAAAAGAACTGCAAGAGGCAGGGAAGCCACTGAATTGGCTTATAAGCATTTAGGGGCGCTTCCTCCTTCCAAACAGAATACGTTGTTTGATTA
The DNA window shown above is from Cytophagales bacterium and carries:
- the ruvB gene encoding Holliday junction branch migration DNA helicase RuvB, which encodes MREDYLNPENEQLTVAEKEIENTLRPLSFKDFTGQQKVVDNLKVFVSAAKQRGEALDHVLLHGPPGLGKTTLAYIIANVLNSKIKVTTGSVLDKPGDLAGLLTNLEDHDVLFIDEIHRLQPVVEEFLYSAMEDYKIDIMIDSGPHARSVSLNLNPFTLIGATTRAGLLTSPLRSRFNINSRLSYYDANQLTKIVKRAATILETSLHDDAAWEIARRSRGTPRIVNNLLRRIRDFAQIKGKGIITMEIAQMALAALNVDQNGLDEMDNRILTTIIEKFNGGPVGLSTIATACGDEAETIEEVYEPFLILEGYIKRTARGREATELAYKHLGALPPSKQNTLFD